The window AGGACCCGAGATCGCAGCTCCCGTAGCCTTCGCGGTCTTGATTATCTTATCCGTAGATTTATCGATCAATCGATGATCGTAGGCTTTTAACTTTATCCTGATTTTCTGGCCAACCACTTAAATTCGCTCCCTTTTATTGTCGCTCACTTATTATTCAATAATGTTGCCAACAACTCCGGCACCTACTGTTCGACCGCCTTCACGAATCGCAAAGCGGAGTCCCTGCTCCATAGCAATCGGTGAAATCAACTCAACTTCCATGTTCACATTGTCACCGGGCATAACCATTTCCACGCCCTCATCTAATTTAAGAATACCGGTAACATCGGTGGTCCTGAAATAGAATTGCGGACGATAGCCGTTAAAAAATGGCGTATGCCGGCCACCCTCCTCTTTCTTTAGAACGTAGACTTCCCCCTTAAACTTAGTGTGCGGAGTAATAGAACCCGGTGCAGCGACAACCATGCCTCTATCAAGCTGCTCTTTATCGACACCCCGAAGCAGCAAACCAACATTATCGCCAGCCTCGCCATAATCCAACAATTTGCGAAACATTTCAACACCTGTTACTACGCTCTTCATTGTAGCGCCAAGGCCAATAATTTCAACGTTATCGCCGGTCTTAATTTTACCCCGGTCAATCCTACCAGTGCCAACCGTACCACGGCCAGTAATACTAAAAACATCCTCTACCGGCATAAGGAAAGGTTTATCAACCTCACGAGTCGGGGTTGGAATATAATCATCAACAGCCTGCATTAGCTCTATAATGGCTTTGGTTTTTTCTTCATCATCAGGACTCGTCAATGCCTCAAGAGCGCTTCCTTTGATAATCGGAATATCGTCGCCGGGAAATTCATACATGCTAAGCAATTCGCGTAATTCAAGCTCTACCAATTCAAGCAATTCCGGGTCATCCACCTGGTCAACTTTATTTAAAAAGACAACAATGTATGGAA is drawn from candidate division KSB1 bacterium and contains these coding sequences:
- the tuf gene encoding elongation factor Tu — its product is MAKQKFERTKPHINVGTIGHVDHGKTTLTSAITLVLNKKGLADYTPFDSIDNAPEEKARGITIATAHVEYETEGRHYAHVDCPGHADYVKNMITGAAQMDGAILVVSAADGPMPQTREHILLARQVGVPYIVVFLNKVDQVDDPELLELVELELRELLSMYEFPGDDIPIIKGSALEALTSPDDEEKTKAIIELMQAVDDYIPTPTREVDKPFLMPVEDVFSITGRGTVGTGRIDRGKIKTGDNVEIIGLGATMKSVVTGVEMFRKLLDYGEAGDNVGLLLRGVDKEQLDRGMVVAAPGSITPHTKFKGEVYVLKKEEGGRHTPFFNGYRPQFYFRTTDVTGILKLDEGVEMVMPGDNVNMEVELISPIAMEQGLRFAIREGGRTVGAGVVGNIIE